The following coding sequences are from one Leptospira stimsonii window:
- a CDS encoding radical SAM protein yields MEVTDSIRQSSTIPLLEEMERKYKSIPMEAIVKQDILRQGIHFLKEAFEGNGEYKTKDYFIFSFDHIPLSELSEGADVKAPEEIKVSGGHFNLLPTVISTRNNPNSPYKVKKSPDGKPSLYLGETFLGNVEFPPLPAWYRHKTQNGKLPGEIAPVIEWGYLIYLTVFRNCQYFGKEEECAYCDINHNYRQQKNAGRPYTGVKDIEDILEVLSWIDAEDKTAKVYTITGGSVITSLKKKNEIDFYLDYAQAIESRFPGRWMGKIVSQAWEIEDCKKFKDAGIQVYHPNYEVWDKNLFQKICPGKEAYIGRDNWIRRVVDSAEVFGPSYVIPNFVGGVELSKPYGFDTVAEAIASTGEGLDFFMSKGIMPRFTAWCPEPYTTLGTQAGPPLEYFCELLTVWKATFEKYNLPVPPGYGEPGPGKAVFSVSAFMDVIGYAGRN; encoded by the coding sequence ATGGAAGTTACAGATTCAATCCGCCAAAGTTCTACGATTCCTCTCCTGGAAGAAATGGAGAGGAAATACAAATCGATTCCGATGGAAGCCATCGTAAAACAGGATATCCTGAGACAGGGAATTCACTTTCTCAAGGAAGCCTTCGAAGGGAACGGAGAATACAAGACAAAAGATTATTTTATATTCTCCTTTGATCATATTCCACTTTCTGAATTGAGTGAAGGAGCGGATGTAAAAGCTCCCGAAGAGATTAAGGTTTCCGGCGGTCATTTCAATCTTCTTCCCACTGTTATTTCTACGAGGAACAATCCGAATTCTCCTTATAAAGTCAAAAAATCACCTGATGGAAAACCAAGCCTCTATCTCGGTGAAACTTTTTTAGGAAACGTGGAATTTCCTCCACTTCCCGCTTGGTATCGTCACAAAACTCAAAACGGAAAACTTCCCGGGGAAATCGCCCCCGTGATCGAATGGGGATATCTTATCTACCTCACCGTTTTTAGAAACTGTCAGTATTTTGGTAAGGAAGAAGAATGCGCTTATTGCGATATCAATCATAACTATCGCCAACAGAAGAACGCAGGAAGACCTTACACGGGTGTAAAGGACATCGAAGACATCTTAGAAGTTTTATCCTGGATCGACGCGGAAGACAAAACCGCAAAAGTTTATACGATCACCGGCGGAAGTGTGATCACTTCTTTAAAAAAGAAAAACGAGATCGATTTTTACTTGGACTATGCACAAGCGATCGAATCCAGATTTCCAGGAAGATGGATGGGAAAGATCGTTTCTCAAGCCTGGGAAATCGAAGACTGTAAAAAATTTAAGGACGCAGGCATTCAAGTCTATCATCCAAACTACGAAGTCTGGGATAAGAATCTCTTTCAAAAAATTTGCCCGGGAAAAGAAGCTTATATAGGAAGAGACAATTGGATCCGAAGAGTTGTGGATTCTGCGGAAGTCTTTGGTCCTTCCTATGTGATTCCCAACTTTGTGGGTGGCGTGGAACTTTCGAAACCGTATGGGTTTGATACGGTTGCCGAAGCGATCGCTTCCACAGGAGAAGGTCTCGATTTTTTTATGTCCAAGGGAATCATGCCTCGTTTTACAGCTTGGTGTCCCGAACCCTACACGACCTTAGGAACCCAGGCCGGCCCTCCTCTCGAATATTTCTGTGAACTCTTAACCGTCTGGAAAGCTACATTCGAAAAGTATAATTTACCGGTTCCCCCCGGATACGGCGAACCCGGCCCCGGAAAGGCTGTGTTTTCGGTTTCTGCGTTTATGGATGTAATCGGTTACGCGGGAAGGAACTAA
- a CDS encoding alpha/beta hydrolase family protein encodes MKQGKKTATGNENSTPKNGTLSFGKEGLARMFTSIGFLFVLIVCVFLSLQCGTVGQSRFFKDQAYHFQTLRALNDIRTDGADTGEVLETIRQIREGDSENWFLSWEKLAMRVLERAEKIQDPLSRGYAYLRAHNYIRTAEFFLSPEDERRLPSFQKGVNLFYKGLDILEVRYERIKVSYEDKQLNAVYYPGPIGSEKKPLIVLVGGFDSTLEELYFVLVKSAYDRGYSVLTYEGPGQGSVIRTQDLGFTPEWEKPTKNVIDTFLSKHPKPKAMILMGMSLGGYFAPRAAAFDDRFEGVVSYDVLYDFGEVAERTVPNFVLWLKERKYDGLIELLVSIKSYFSPSFDWGVKNGRWTMKTANARETLDAFSAYSLESIAPKIKQDVLILAGTEDHFIPLKQVEDFRSKLKNARSVTTVIYDRASGGAEHCQFGAQALWQADFFDWMMRFKNQK; translated from the coding sequence ATGAAACAAGGAAAAAAAACGGCAACCGGAAATGAGAATTCGACTCCGAAGAATGGAACCCTTTCCTTCGGGAAAGAGGGTTTGGCGAGAATGTTTACATCGATCGGATTTTTGTTTGTATTAATCGTTTGCGTATTTTTATCGCTCCAATGCGGAACGGTCGGGCAATCTCGTTTTTTCAAAGATCAGGCATATCACTTTCAAACCTTACGCGCGTTAAACGATATTCGAACGGACGGGGCTGATACCGGAGAAGTTTTGGAAACGATTCGTCAGATTCGCGAAGGCGATTCGGAAAATTGGTTTTTATCTTGGGAAAAATTGGCGATGCGAGTGTTGGAAAGAGCCGAAAAAATTCAGGATCCTTTGAGTCGAGGTTACGCTTATCTTCGCGCGCACAACTATATACGGACCGCCGAATTCTTTCTTTCCCCCGAAGACGAAAGAAGGCTTCCATCCTTTCAGAAAGGAGTCAATCTTTTCTACAAAGGATTGGATATTCTCGAAGTTCGTTATGAACGTATCAAAGTTTCCTATGAAGACAAACAACTCAATGCCGTTTATTATCCGGGTCCGATCGGTTCTGAAAAAAAGCCTTTGATCGTCCTTGTAGGAGGTTTTGATTCTACTCTCGAAGAATTGTACTTTGTTTTAGTGAAAAGCGCTTATGATCGAGGTTACAGTGTTCTAACGTATGAAGGACCGGGACAGGGCTCTGTGATAAGAACACAAGACTTAGGTTTTACTCCGGAATGGGAAAAGCCTACGAAGAATGTAATTGATACCTTTCTTTCTAAGCATCCGAAACCGAAAGCGATGATTCTTATGGGAATGAGTCTGGGTGGATATTTCGCGCCGCGGGCCGCCGCGTTTGACGATCGGTTTGAAGGAGTTGTATCGTACGACGTTCTTTACGATTTTGGAGAAGTAGCAGAAAGAACGGTTCCTAACTTTGTTCTCTGGTTAAAGGAGCGTAAGTATGACGGACTGATTGAACTTTTAGTTTCGATCAAATCGTATTTTTCTCCAAGTTTCGATTGGGGAGTTAAGAACGGAAGATGGACGATGAAAACCGCGAACGCGAGAGAAACGTTAGACGCTTTCTCGGCATATTCCTTGGAATCGATCGCCCCCAAAATCAAACAGGATGTTTTGATTCTCGCAGGAACCGAGGATCATTTTATCCCATTAAAACAAGTGGAAGACTTTCGATCAAAGTTAAAGAACGCAAGAAGTGTAACCACCGTGATCTATGATCGCGCGTCGGGCGGCGCAGAACACTGTCAATTTGGAGCGCAGGCTCTTTGGCAGGCAGATTTTTTTGACTGGATGATGAGATTTAAGAATCAGAAATAA
- a CDS encoding TetR/AcrR family transcriptional regulator — protein MNAKKKQVRSPVQSRSIERKENIIEAAYKLVKQRGYAETGIRDIVEAAGVSIGTFYSYYRDKNDIALEILRKYSEEFYGSLAGDTIDSLKGESDLSAILYEILLRMKNSALKNPKLHRELAILSLTDEKIAAAVKKIERERIQTEASKLFQYFASKVQLRSEPTSLLIAQRAMDDIISYMVLQGFDVDSETILRETALMISSYLLRK, from the coding sequence ATGAACGCAAAGAAGAAACAAGTCCGAAGTCCGGTCCAGAGCCGTTCTATTGAACGAAAGGAAAATATCATAGAAGCGGCCTACAAACTCGTGAAACAAAGGGGTTATGCGGAAACTGGGATCCGAGATATCGTCGAAGCCGCCGGCGTTTCGATCGGAACCTTCTATTCTTACTATCGAGATAAGAACGATATCGCGCTCGAGATCCTTCGAAAATACAGCGAAGAATTCTACGGCAGTCTCGCCGGAGACACGATTGATTCTCTCAAAGGTGAATCCGATCTCAGTGCGATTCTTTATGAAATTCTTCTCCGAATGAAAAACTCCGCTTTAAAAAATCCGAAACTTCATCGCGAACTCGCAATTCTCTCTCTTACGGATGAAAAGATCGCGGCCGCGGTAAAAAAGATCGAGAGGGAAAGAATCCAAACGGAAGCTTCCAAATTGTTTCAATACTTCGCCAGTAAAGTGCAATTGCGTTCGGAACCGACGAGCCTTTTGATCGCACAAAGAGCGATGGATGATATCATCAGTTATATGGTTCTCCAAGGCTTTGACGTGGATTCGGAAACGATTCTTCGAGAGACGGCACTGATGATCAGTTCTTATCTGTTGCGAAAATAG
- a CDS encoding YceI family protein yields MNLRRISFAFLFILISLTGLQAGNFKLDPTHTSVGFKIKHLGLSNVPGSFKEFQGKFSFDEKTGALSGLDVTIQTASIFTNDEKRDGHLKSKDFFDAEGAPTITFKSAKATVKKGAVSKIAGELTIKGVTKPVVLNVTFNGSAKDPWGTVHFAFEAETKINRKDYGLTWNKALETGGVLVGEEVSIKIEGEAVAE; encoded by the coding sequence ATGAACTTGAGAAGAATTTCTTTTGCGTTTCTCTTCATCCTCATCTCACTGACTGGATTGCAAGCTGGGAATTTTAAACTGGATCCCACGCACACTTCCGTTGGCTTTAAGATCAAACATCTCGGTCTAAGCAATGTTCCGGGTTCTTTCAAAGAATTCCAAGGTAAGTTTAGCTTTGATGAAAAAACCGGCGCACTCTCCGGTTTGGACGTTACGATTCAAACTGCTTCGATTTTTACGAACGATGAAAAAAGAGACGGTCATCTAAAATCGAAAGATTTTTTCGACGCGGAAGGAGCTCCTACGATTACGTTTAAGTCTGCAAAGGCTACGGTAAAAAAAGGAGCTGTCTCTAAGATTGCCGGGGAACTGACAATCAAAGGTGTTACCAAACCTGTCGTTTTGAATGTAACGTTCAACGGTTCCGCAAAAGATCCGTGGGGAACGGTTCACTTCGCATTCGAAGCGGAAACGAAAATCAATCGTAAGGATTACGGTCTGACCTGGAACAAGGCTTTGGAAACCGGCGGTGTGTTGGTGGGTGAAGAAGTTTCGATCAAGATCGAAGGCGAAGCGGTCGCAGAATAA
- a CDS encoding LIC_10421 family protein — translation MKKIIALALFLSVFANGVFALSEIETLLIKEATNPELKKIAKDYLLKKAKDQKDLAEKYKSLATRSQGGKATSSNEEHKKYKKLEEHCIKEAAEYEMEAGKL, via the coding sequence ATGAAAAAAATCATAGCGCTTGCGCTTTTTCTTTCCGTGTTTGCCAACGGAGTTTTTGCTCTTTCGGAAATAGAGACGTTGCTTATAAAGGAGGCAACGAACCCTGAGTTAAAGAAAATTGCCAAAGACTATTTGTTGAAAAAAGCCAAAGACCAAAAGGATTTAGCTGAAAAATACAAATCCCTTGCGACTCGGAGCCAGGGAGGGAAGGCGACCTCTTCAAACGAAGAGCATAAGAAATACAAAAAATTAGAAGAGCATTGTATCAAAGAGGCGGCCGAATATGAGATGGAAGCCGGAAAACTCTAA